One part of the Tenacibaculum sp. 190130A14a genome encodes these proteins:
- a CDS encoding aminopeptidase — MCCLQLIAQTNVIEIKARLNDDQQTLFIQQNTLFYNNSKDTLTSVFLHNWANSFKNNDTPLGKRFMEDYKKNFYFSKDKDKGYTKINNLSVNFEPTAFKNVRNKPDILEVLLNQKLLPKDSINITTTYKVKIPNARFTSYGKTKNGYHLRFWHLIPAVYDGQWNIMSNLNMDDLFQEPTNYKIKIDLPKKFELESNLYQYKTPKDTINEYYLIGNKKKDIILNINTPSKFYSFKAHQKEIKTDAFNGKLTKNEISDIIDRQLKFIENYLGKNPHNEFFLDSRTVNKNSLREIYGLPSWLKPFPKTFRWEVRFFKALTKKYIDDALNFNRRKDYWFADGLETFLMMEYMKTYYPDITILGKYSKYWPISTYNLAKLKQNDKYPFIYQFSARKFFDQALTTRADSLSNFNRKVVSKYKAGLGFKYLQGFIGDSILKSSLQEFYKKQSFRTTYSQVFNEILQKNTSENLDWFFNDYLKTSKKIDYTIKKVKFTKNRDSILVTIKNKRNVTAPVALYGIQDKKIATKTWISGIDSTKTVKLKLGNYNKLALNYEQIYPEHNFLDNFRNVNNSLINKPLQLRFFKDVENPYYNQIFYFPDFKYNLYDGVILGINFNNQHIIERNFEFRLTPTYSTRSQNFTGSYLFAYNHFLEDSKIYKIRYGVSGSNFHYAPELGYNTFYPFFTLQFRRNTLRDVGSQFILGRLIYVNKDVAINTPKTDRDNYKVLNLRYIYSKPNVIHRLQYAINAEYSENFSKISTDIRYRKFFDVNKSFDIRFFGGVFTHNNTEGNYFSFGLNRGTDYLFEQNLFGRSENSGFFSQQFVIADGGFKSNFDQPYFANQFIGSVNTSVSIWRWAEVYNDFAVLKNRGANPKFFYENGIRLNFIPNIFEFYFPIYTNQGFEVTKEAYPTKIKFIITTNLDQIYNFFRRGIL, encoded by the coding sequence TTGTGCTGTTTACAATTAATAGCACAAACGAATGTTATTGAAATAAAGGCCCGATTGAATGATGACCAACAAACGCTTTTTATTCAACAAAACACTTTATTTTACAACAACTCAAAAGATACACTTACCAGTGTTTTTCTACATAACTGGGCAAATAGTTTTAAAAATAATGACACCCCACTTGGTAAAAGATTTATGGAAGACTATAAGAAAAACTTCTATTTTTCTAAAGATAAAGACAAGGGGTACACAAAAATTAACAACCTAAGCGTTAATTTCGAACCAACAGCTTTTAAGAATGTTAGAAACAAACCGGACATTTTAGAAGTTCTTTTAAACCAAAAATTACTACCAAAAGATAGTATTAACATTACAACTACCTATAAAGTTAAAATTCCAAATGCAAGGTTTACTAGTTATGGTAAAACCAAAAATGGATATCATTTACGATTTTGGCATTTGATTCCTGCAGTATATGACGGCCAATGGAATATCATGAGTAATCTTAATATGGATGATTTGTTTCAAGAACCAACAAATTATAAAATCAAAATAGACTTACCCAAAAAGTTTGAACTTGAAAGTAATTTATACCAGTACAAAACTCCAAAAGACACTATTAATGAATATTATTTAATTGGGAATAAAAAGAAAGATATAATCCTTAATATCAATACACCTTCTAAATTCTATTCATTCAAAGCACATCAAAAAGAGATTAAAACAGATGCATTTAACGGTAAACTAACTAAAAATGAAATCTCTGATATAATTGACCGACAGCTAAAGTTTATTGAAAACTATCTGGGAAAAAATCCTCATAATGAATTTTTTTTAGACTCCAGAACTGTTAATAAAAACTCTTTAAGAGAAATTTATGGTTTACCTAGTTGGCTTAAACCTTTCCCAAAAACTTTTCGATGGGAAGTACGCTTTTTTAAAGCGCTCACAAAGAAATATATCGATGACGCTTTAAACTTTAATAGAAGGAAAGACTATTGGTTTGCAGATGGACTCGAAACTTTTTTAATGATGGAGTATATGAAAACCTATTATCCAGATATTACAATACTGGGTAAATACTCCAAATACTGGCCCATAAGCACCTATAACTTAGCCAAACTAAAACAAAACGATAAATACCCTTTTATTTACCAATTTAGTGCAAGAAAATTCTTTGATCAGGCATTAACAACAAGGGCCGATTCTTTGTCCAATTTTAATAGAAAAGTAGTAAGTAAATACAAAGCTGGTCTAGGATTTAAATACTTACAAGGTTTTATTGGTGATAGTATTTTAAAATCCTCTCTTCAGGAGTTTTATAAAAAACAAAGTTTTCGTACAACCTATAGTCAGGTATTCAATGAAATACTACAAAAAAACACTTCTGAAAACTTAGATTGGTTCTTTAATGATTACCTGAAAACAAGTAAAAAAATTGATTACACCATTAAAAAGGTAAAGTTTACAAAAAATAGAGATTCTATATTAGTAACAATTAAAAATAAAAGAAATGTAACTGCACCAGTAGCTTTATACGGAATCCAAGATAAAAAAATTGCTACTAAAACATGGATTTCAGGAATTGATTCTACAAAGACTGTAAAGCTTAAACTTGGTAATTATAACAAGTTGGCCTTAAACTATGAACAAATATATCCTGAACATAATTTTTTAGACAACTTTAGAAACGTTAATAATAGTCTTATTAACAAACCTTTACAGCTGCGTTTTTTTAAAGATGTGGAGAACCCGTACTATAACCAAATTTTCTATTTCCCAGATTTTAAATACAACCTATACGACGGAGTTATTTTGGGTATTAACTTTAACAACCAACATATTATAGAACGTAATTTTGAATTCAGATTAACTCCAACTTATAGTACCAGAAGTCAAAACTTTACAGGTTCCTATCTTTTTGCATACAATCACTTTCTCGAAGACTCTAAAATTTATAAAATACGATATGGAGTTAGTGGTAGTAATTTTCATTATGCTCCAGAACTAGGTTATAATACCTTCTACCCATTTTTTACACTTCAATTTAGAAGAAATACTTTAAGAGATGTAGGTTCTCAATTCATTTTAGGTAGATTGATTTATGTTAATAAAGATGTTGCTATCAATACCCCAAAAACAGATAGAGACAATTACAAAGTTTTAAACTTAAGATACATTTATAGTAAACCAAATGTTATTCACAGGCTTCAATATGCAATCAATGCAGAATATTCAGAAAACTTCTCAAAAATCTCTACAGATATTCGTTATAGAAAATTCTTTGATGTAAATAAAAGTTTTGACATTCGTTTCTTCGGAGGTGTATTTACCCACAATAATACAGAAGGAAACTACTTTAGCTTTGGTTTAAATCGAGGTACGGATTATTTGTTTGAACAAAACTTATTTGGAAGATCAGAAAACTCAGGTTTTTTTAGTCAGCAATTTGTTATTGCCGATGGTGGATTCAAATCCAACTTCGATCAACCCTATTTTGCCAATCAATTTATTGGTTCTGTAAATACTAGTGTAAGTATATGGCGATGGGCTGAGGTATATAACGATTTTGCTGTTTTAAAAAATAGAGGAGCCAACCCAAAGTTCTTTTATGAAAACGGAATTCGTTTAAATTTTATTCCAAATATTTTTGAATTTTACTTCCCAATATATACAAATCAAGGTTTTGAGGTTACTAAAGAAGCTTATCCTACAAAAATCAAATTTATAATTACCACAAACTTAGACCAGATTTATAATTTTTTCAGAAGAGGAATATTATAA
- a CDS encoding thiamine pyrophosphate-dependent enzyme yields the protein MTQNTELANTQQLSFEDFKNEVLNDYRIARISRECSLLGRREVLTGKAKFGIFGDGKEVPQLAMAKAFQNGDFRSGYYRDQTFMMAIGELNPQQFFAGLYAHTDIAIEPMSAGRQMGGHFATHSLDENGEWKNLTAQKNSSADISPTAGQMPRLLGLAQASKIYRNVEGLENHTNFSNKGNEVAWGTIGNASTSEGLFFETINAAGVLQVPMVMSVWDDEYGISVHARHQTTKENISEILKGFQRDNENNGYEIFVVNGWNYVELIDTYNKAAKIAREEHVPVLIHVKELTQPQGHSTSGSHERYKSKERLEWEQDFDCIAQMRKWILEFELEDENGATLKFIDTEEDLIAIEKEAKKEVSKAKRAAWSSFTNEIKSEVATALDLLDRVAQKSSNRTFISKYKSDLAAIDEPIRKDILVAARKSLRHLKDESFAEKIELQNFIKNAIDAAAVKYSAHLLSESEKAAQNIASNVPTYASEKNMVDARVIMRDNFEAIFKKHPDVLVFGEDAGHIGDVNQGLEGLQEKFGELRVSDTGIREATILGQGIGMAMRGLRPIAEIQYLDYLLYALQIMSDDLATLRYRTFGKQKAPLIIRTRGHRLEGIWHSGSPMGGIINNIRGIHVLVPRNMTKAAGFYNTMLESDDPALIVECLNGYRLKEELPTNLGEFKTPIGVVETIKEGTDITIVSYGSTLRIVEEAARDLAQVGIDIEIVDAQSLLPFDINHDTVKSVAKTNRLLVVDEDVPGGASAYLLQEIVENQNGYRHLDSKPQTLSAKAHRPAYGTDGDYFSKPSAEDIFEKVYEIMHEANPQKFKSLY from the coding sequence ATGACGCAGAATACCGAACTAGCTAACACTCAACAACTTTCTTTCGAAGATTTTAAAAATGAAGTTTTAAATGATTACAGAATTGCACGTATAAGTCGTGAATGTAGTTTATTAGGACGTAGAGAAGTATTAACAGGAAAAGCGAAATTCGGAATTTTTGGTGATGGTAAAGAAGTACCTCAACTTGCCATGGCCAAAGCATTTCAAAATGGAGATTTCAGATCAGGTTACTACCGTGACCAAACATTTATGATGGCTATTGGAGAATTAAATCCTCAACAGTTTTTTGCTGGATTATATGCTCATACCGATATTGCCATAGAGCCTATGTCTGCAGGACGTCAAATGGGAGGTCATTTTGCTACACATTCTTTAGATGAAAATGGAGAATGGAAAAATTTAACTGCTCAAAAAAATTCATCGGCTGATATTTCACCTACTGCTGGGCAAATGCCACGTTTATTAGGATTAGCTCAAGCTTCGAAGATATATAGAAACGTAGAAGGGTTAGAAAACCACACTAATTTTTCTAACAAAGGAAATGAAGTTGCTTGGGGAACAATTGGTAATGCCAGTACCAGTGAAGGGTTGTTTTTTGAAACAATTAATGCAGCAGGAGTTTTACAAGTACCAATGGTAATGAGTGTTTGGGATGACGAATATGGTATTTCAGTTCACGCTCGTCATCAAACAACCAAAGAAAACATTTCAGAAATATTAAAAGGATTCCAAAGAGATAATGAAAATAACGGATACGAAATTTTTGTTGTAAACGGATGGAATTATGTAGAGTTAATTGACACGTACAATAAAGCAGCTAAAATTGCTCGAGAAGAGCACGTACCTGTTTTAATTCATGTAAAAGAGTTAACGCAACCACAAGGACACTCAACTTCTGGTTCTCATGAACGTTATAAGTCTAAAGAACGTTTAGAATGGGAACAGGATTTTGATTGTATTGCTCAAATGAGAAAATGGATTTTAGAGTTTGAATTAGAAGATGAAAATGGAGCAACTTTAAAATTTATTGATACTGAAGAAGATTTAATTGCTATTGAAAAAGAAGCAAAAAAAGAAGTAAGTAAAGCAAAACGTGCTGCTTGGAGTTCTTTTACAAACGAGATAAAATCGGAAGTAGCTACAGCTCTTGATTTACTGGACAGGGTAGCTCAAAAAAGTAGTAATCGTACTTTTATAAGTAAATATAAAAGCGATTTAGCAGCTATTGACGAACCTATTAGAAAAGACATTTTAGTAGCTGCTAGAAAAAGTTTACGTCATTTAAAAGACGAAAGTTTTGCTGAAAAAATAGAATTACAAAATTTCATAAAAAATGCCATCGATGCTGCTGCAGTAAAATACTCTGCTCATTTACTAAGTGAATCTGAAAAGGCTGCTCAAAATATAGCATCGAATGTACCAACATATGCTTCAGAAAAAAATATGGTAGATGCTCGTGTTATTATGCGAGATAATTTTGAAGCTATCTTTAAAAAACATCCAGATGTACTTGTTTTTGGTGAAGATGCAGGACATATTGGAGACGTAAATCAAGGTCTAGAAGGTTTACAAGAAAAATTTGGTGAATTACGTGTATCGGATACTGGAATACGTGAAGCAACTATATTAGGACAAGGTATTGGTATGGCAATGCGTGGTTTAAGACCAATTGCCGAAATTCAATATTTAGATTATTTATTGTATGCTTTACAAATTATGAGTGATGACCTAGCTACACTTCGTTACCGTACTTTTGGAAAACAAAAAGCACCGCTAATCATACGTACTCGTGGACATCGCTTAGAAGGTATTTGGCACTCAGGATCTCCAATGGGCGGAATCATCAACAACATTCGAGGTATTCATGTATTAGTACCTAGAAATATGACAAAAGCAGCTGGTTTCTATAACACTATGTTAGAAAGTGATGATCCTGCTTTAATTGTAGAATGTTTAAACGGATACCGCTTAAAAGAGGAATTACCAACCAATTTAGGTGAGTTTAAAACTCCTATTGGTGTTGTTGAAACAATTAAAGAAGGAACAGATATTACCATTGTTTCTTACGGATCTACATTAAGAATCGTTGAAGAAGCTGCTAGAGATTTAGCTCAAGTAGGCATTGATATTGAAATCGTTGATGCACAAAGTTTATTACCTTTTGATATCAATCATGACACTGTAAAATCGGTAGCTAAAACAAATCGTTTATTAGTGGTTGATGAAGATGTACCTGGGGGAGCTTCAGCATACTTATTACAAGAAATTGTTGAAAACCAAAATGGATATCGTCACCTAGATAGTAAACCACAAACATTAAGTGCGAAAGCACATAGACCTGCTTATGGTACTGATGGTGATTATTTCTCTAAACCGTCTGCCGAAGATATTTTTGAAAAAGTTTATGAGATAATGCATGAAGCAAATCCTCAAAAATTCAAAAGTTTATATTAA
- a CDS encoding SH3 domain-containing protein encodes MKRIFIAIMLVSVFLTSCKENGKSNEIKENIANESKVELQEKETKETNSAICLLEKLSIRETPDAKGKWVTSMSLGEKITLLGEETTDDKTKKLYYKVKLTDGKEGWTRASFLAVNGEVGTFLEDATVYKRPDLLTKTDKKYSVMDIIGTLENQGEWIKVKGKRTDGEYIEEGWIKSSNISNNTVDIATAKYAFLANQAPTITERIEALQEIIDNSDLSSSVFIEKIKSKIEDYKSKNTLVDLQEAKAENEDSK; translated from the coding sequence ATGAAAAGAATATTTATTGCTATTATGTTAGTGTCAGTTTTCTTGACAAGTTGTAAAGAAAACGGAAAATCAAATGAAATTAAAGAAAACATTGCGAACGAGAGTAAAGTTGAATTGCAAGAAAAAGAAACCAAAGAAACTAATTCTGCTATTTGTTTGTTAGAAAAATTATCTATTAGAGAAACTCCTGATGCGAAAGGAAAATGGGTAACTTCTATGAGTTTAGGAGAGAAAATTACTTTATTAGGGGAAGAAACTACAGATGATAAAACTAAAAAACTTTACTATAAAGTAAAGTTGACAGATGGTAAAGAAGGATGGACGAGAGCTAGCTTTTTAGCTGTTAATGGTGAAGTAGGGACTTTCCTAGAAGATGCTACCGTTTACAAGAGACCTGATTTACTTACCAAGACCGACAAAAAATATAGTGTTATGGATATTATTGGAACACTAGAAAATCAAGGAGAGTGGATTAAAGTAAAAGGAAAAAGAACTGATGGAGAATATATTGAAGAAGGATGGATAAAATCTTCCAATATTTCAAATAACACAGTCGATATTGCTACTGCTAAATATGCCTTTTTAGCAAATCAAGCACCTACAATTACAGAAAGAATAGAGGCATTACAAGAAATTATAGATAATTCAGACTTATCTTCTTCTGTATTTATCGAAAAGATAAAATCAAAAATAGAGGATTATAAATCTAAGAATACTCTTGTAGATCTTCAGGAAGCTAAGGCAGAGAATGAAGATTCTAAATAG
- a CDS encoding peptidase domain-containing ABC transporter, translating to MLRLETYLKLPYNRSKKLPFVYQLTSTDCAAACLCMIVNYFGKKATLNGLKKHFEFTRNGVSINDIVDAAKKIGLSPTVIKVSSEELITIPYPTILYWKQEHFLVYDKANKKGENLTFHLADPAYGKVKLDKETFENEWKGINEKGIAIVLQPNEDFEKVQFKNNEGVIKPLSSPIVNYIKKFLIKNKVKYLLAFTLLVISLVANWTIPFLFQKIIDEGVMSKSMNMVYFFLMSQAVLFLSYFISEFFSRLILTKFNFSLSVNLKENLLFKLIKLPVRYFDTRLNTETLQRINDQNKIQTYMTWKGPELVISILNILIFGSILLYYNTTVFISYFTLSIISFIWVFLFLKRRAILEYAMFLKSSENSNHIYEFIMNMPEIKVNNAQDNIVNKISGIQKKLNDIELRSLYLNTYQFVGVNILTKIKEIIAIGICAYFIIEGEITLGALISISYVIGQLTGPMNNLVTFIKDTQDAKLSNDRVNDIYATKEENENKNIDFSKREVSDIVVDNLSFKYPGKFSPTILDDISFNIKKNTVTAIVGASGSGKTTLLKLLLSFYSTKPKAITVDGIDMNNVLPSSWRSQCGIVLQDGNIFSGTIAENITFSDANIDYERLVKVCDIACANDFINHLPMRFNTKIGNSGLQLSGGQKQRILIARAIYKNPDFIFLDEATSALDAENEKLIHNNLQEFFVGKTVVIIAHRLSTVKNADNIIVLKRGKIVESGNHKELTDRKGEYYHLVKNQLELGN from the coding sequence ATGCTAAGGTTAGAGACATACTTGAAGCTGCCGTATAATAGGAGTAAAAAACTTCCTTTTGTTTACCAATTAACTAGTACAGATTGTGCAGCCGCATGTTTATGTATGATTGTGAACTATTTTGGTAAAAAGGCAACATTGAATGGGTTAAAGAAACACTTTGAATTTACAAGAAATGGTGTTTCTATTAATGATATTGTAGATGCTGCAAAAAAGATTGGATTATCTCCTACGGTAATAAAAGTGAGTTCTGAGGAATTGATTACCATTCCATATCCTACTATTTTATACTGGAAACAAGAACATTTTTTAGTGTATGATAAAGCAAATAAGAAAGGGGAAAATTTGACGTTTCACTTAGCTGATCCAGCATATGGAAAAGTGAAATTAGATAAAGAGACTTTCGAAAATGAATGGAAAGGTATCAACGAAAAAGGTATTGCAATTGTATTACAGCCCAATGAAGATTTTGAAAAAGTTCAATTCAAAAATAATGAAGGGGTTATAAAGCCACTGTCAAGTCCTATTGTCAATTATATCAAAAAGTTTTTGATTAAAAATAAGGTAAAGTATCTCTTGGCCTTCACCTTATTAGTCATAAGTTTGGTAGCAAATTGGACCATCCCATTTCTATTTCAAAAAATTATAGATGAAGGAGTAATGTCGAAGAGCATGAATATGGTATACTTTTTCCTTATGTCTCAGGCAGTATTGTTTTTATCCTATTTTATTTCTGAATTTTTTAGCAGGCTCATCTTAACGAAATTTAATTTTTCTTTGAGTGTTAACTTAAAGGAAAATCTACTCTTTAAATTAATCAAACTACCTGTCAGATATTTTGATACGCGATTAAATACGGAAACTCTTCAAAGAATTAACGATCAGAATAAGATACAAACGTATATGACATGGAAAGGACCAGAATTGGTTATTAGTATTTTAAATATTTTGATTTTTGGAAGTATTCTTTTGTATTATAATACAACGGTTTTCATATCTTATTTTACTTTGAGTATCATTTCTTTTATATGGGTTTTCCTATTTTTAAAAAGAAGGGCAATCTTAGAATATGCAATGTTCTTGAAAAGTTCAGAGAATAGTAATCATATTTATGAATTTATTATGAATATGCCGGAGATTAAAGTTAATAATGCTCAAGACAATATTGTTAATAAAATATCGGGTATCCAAAAAAAATTGAATGATATAGAGTTACGTTCGTTGTATCTCAATACATATCAATTTGTAGGAGTAAATATTTTGACCAAAATTAAGGAGATTATTGCCATAGGAATTTGTGCTTATTTTATCATTGAGGGTGAAATTACATTGGGTGCTTTGATAAGTATTTCATATGTAATTGGTCAATTAACTGGTCCAATGAATAATTTAGTCACCTTTATTAAGGATACACAAGACGCAAAATTATCTAATGATAGGGTTAATGATATTTATGCAACTAAGGAAGAGAATGAAAATAAAAACATTGATTTTTCTAAGAGAGAAGTTTCAGATATAGTAGTTGATAATTTATCGTTTAAATATCCAGGTAAATTTAGCCCTACTATTCTTGATGATATTAGTTTTAATATTAAGAAAAATACAGTAACGGCAATTGTAGGAGCGAGTGGTAGTGGAAAAACTACGTTGTTAAAATTGTTATTGTCTTTTTACAGTACCAAACCTAAAGCAATTACGGTAGATGGCATAGATATGAATAATGTATTACCGTCAAGCTGGAGATCGCAATGTGGAATTGTACTGCAAGATGGAAATATTTTTAGCGGAACCATTGCAGAAAATATAACGTTCTCTGATGCAAATATTGACTATGAAAGATTGGTGAAAGTATGTGATATTGCATGTGCAAACGATTTTATTAATCATTTACCAATGAGATTCAATACTAAAATAGGTAACTCTGGACTGCAACTAAGTGGAGGACAAAAGCAACGAATATTGATTGCCAGAGCTATTTATAAAAACCCTGATTTTATATTCTTAGATGAAGCTACCAGTGCATTGGATGCAGAAAATGAAAAACTGATTCACAATAATCTTCAAGAATTTTTTGTGGGTAAAACTGTAGTTATCATAGCACATCGACTTTCAACCGTGAAAAATGCAGATAATATTATTGTATTGAAAAGAGGAAAGATTGTAGAGTCTGGAAATCATAAGGAATTGACAGATCGTAAAGGAGAATATTATCACCTAGTAAAAAATCAACTGGAATTAGGAAATTAA